The proteins below come from a single Chrysoperla carnea chromosome 1, inChrCarn1.1, whole genome shotgun sequence genomic window:
- the LOC123305168 gene encoding zinc finger CCHC-type and RNA-binding motif-containing protein 1-like has product MSGGLAPSRSTVYISNLPYSLTNNDIHKVLEKYGKIVKVTIMKDKRTRRSKGVAFVLFMNREDASYCAKRLNHREMFGRRLKSSIATDNGRSTEYIRKRTYSDKTACYECGETGHLSYRCPKNALGEREPPPKKIRKRRKDRDSPSRRDRDLSYYDSSSSSEEERRRRRHSKHSKRRAEDEPSEDLETLSAAIALEAEKKEIEAYRYKVATGQYDSDEKETRKRKKIKPSKYFSDDEDVSE; this is encoded by the exons ATGAGCGGGGGCCTAGCACCTAGTAGAAGTACTGTGTACATCTCAAATTTACCATACAGTTTAACCAATAATGATATTCATAAAGTGTTAGAAAAATATGGGAAAATTgttaa GGTAACGATTATGAAGGATAAGCGAACACGTAGAAGTAAGGGAGTTGCGTTCGTGCTGTTTATGAACCGAGAAGATGCTTCCTATTGCGCAAAGAGACTAAATCATCGAGAG aTGTTCGGGCGCAGGCTGAAAAGTAGCATTGCAACAGATAATGGTCGTAGTACAGAATATATACGAAAACGAACCTACTCAGATAAAACTGCTTGCTATGAATGCGGTGAAACTGGCCATTTAAGTTATAGATGCCCAAAAAATGCGTTAGGTGAAAGAGAACCACCACCAAAGAAGATACGAAAACGTAGAAAAGATAGAGATAGTCCTTCGAGACGTGACCGTGACCTCTCGTACTATGATAGTTCTTCATCGTCAGAAGAAGAACGGCGTCGTAGAAGACattcaaaacattctaagcgGCGAGCTGAAGATGAGCCTAGTGAAGATTTAGAAACACTAAGTGCTGCGATTGCTCTAGAA gCTGAAAAGAAGGAAATTGAAGCATACAGATATAAAGTAGCAACTGGTCAATATGACTCTGACGAGAAGGAGACGAGAAAACGGAAGAAAATTAaaccaagtaaatattttagtgATGACGAAGATGttagtgaataa
- the LOC123305204 gene encoding zinc transporter ZIP13 homolog: MSACLNQFGLADINCTVMVDENNIAFVYNDMVQHLVANLTMGIDYNPWIFAALGSTLIGLSGVFPLLIISIDDGINMKNGAGGHQLKVLLSFAVGGLLGDVFLHLLPEAWANDAKFNSKHGGLSSGIILLCGMLLFIVIEKLFSGINNQDDSTNEQIVEKKENVENLNNNIKIDKENLQNGYTKLSNNGFITKTTYHEPTVVSAVKPHQFKHVSGYLNLMANSIDNFTHGLAVGGSFLISLRLGMFTTVAILVHEIPHEIGDFAILLKSGFSRWEAAKAQLCTASGGMIGALVAVASSGGVVEGQTSWILPFTAGGFLHIALVTVLPDLIKEENSKESIKQFLALIFGIIVMAAMTMIE; encoded by the exons atgagTGCGTGCTTAAATCAATTTGGACTCGCTGATATTAATTGTACCGTAATGGTTGACGAAAATAATATTGCATTTGTTTACAATGATATGGTCCAACATCTTGTCGCAAATTTAACCATGGGTATTGATTATAATCCATGGATATTTGCGGCATTGGGTTCCACATTAATTGGCCTTAGTGGTGTTTTCCCGCTTTTAATTATTTCCATTGATGATGGCATTAACATGAAAAATGGTG cTGGAGGTCATCAACTAAAAGTCCTTTTGAGTTTTGCCGTAGGTGGTTTACTTGGTGATGTTTTCTTACATTTATTACCAGAAGCATGGGCCAACGATGCTAAATTTA ATTCAAAACATGGCGGCTTATCAAgtggaataattttattatgtggAATGCTTTTATTCAttgttatcgaaaaattattttctggtaTAAACAATCAAGACGACAGTACAAATGaacaaattgttgaaaaaaaagaaaatgtggaaaatttaaataataatattaagatcgacaaagaaaatttacaaaatggttacacaaaattaagtaataatgGTTTTATCACAAAAACTACATATCATGAACCCACCGTTGTCAGTGCAGTCAAACCTCATCAGTTTAAACAT GTATCTggctatttaaatttaatggcaAATTCAATCGATAACTTTACACATGGTTTAGCTGTTGGcggatcatttttaatttcgttaCGTTTGGGTATGTTTACAACAGTTGCAATTCTAGTCCATGAAATCCCACACGAAATTGGTGATTTCGCCATCTTATTAAAGTCTGGTTTTTCACGATGGGAAGCCGCCAAAGCACAATTATGCACGGCTAGTGGTGGAATGATTGGTGCGTTAGTTGCTGTTGCTTCAAGTGGAGGAGTTGTCG aagGTCAAACATCTTGGATATTACCATTTACAGCCGGTGGATTTTTACATATAGCATTAGTAACAGTTTTACCAGatttaataaaagaagaaaattcaaaagaatccattaaacaatttttagctttaataTTTGGAATTATAGTTATGGCCGCAATGACAATGATTGAGTAG